The Microlunatus soli genome contains the following window.
CGTGTCCGGGCTCGGCAACCGGCAGGCGATCAACTCTGCGCCACACGGCGCCGGCCGGAACTTCTCCCGGTCGAAGGCCCGCAAGACCTTCACCGCCGAGCAGTTGCGGGCGGCGATGGCCGGCATCGAGTATCGCGACACCGACGCGTTCATCGACGAGATCCCGGCGGCGTACAAGGACATCGACCAGGTGATGTCCGATGCCGCCGATCTGGTGCAGCCGCTGTACGAGCTGCACCAGCTGGTGAACGTCAAGGGCGACTGAACGTTGCGGGTCGAGGCTGAACCACGGGACCGTGATTTCAGCAGATGCTAAAGTCACGGTCTCGTGGACACTCAGCCGCTGTACGGGATCAAGGCCGAACTCTTCAAGGCGTTGGCCCATCCGGCCCGCATCCAGATCCTCGAGGTGCTTGCCGCGGACCCGGAGTCGACGGCTCCGGTGGCGCAACTGCTCGGTGCCACCGGAGCCGAGCCGTCGGCGCTCTCCCAACATCTCGCGGTACTCAAGAAGGCGGGTGTTGTGGAGTCCCGACGCGCCGCCAACGCGGTGTTCTATCGGCTGACCGAGCCGTTGGTCGCCGAACTGCTCGGCGTTGCCCGGGCGTTCCTGCTGCGACGACTGGCCGGCGGCGACACGAGCCCCGACCTGCTCGCGGCGGCCCGGGAACTGCCCGCGCTGCCGGGCGCGAGCGCCCGTTCGGTGCTGGACGCGATCAGGTCCGGCGCGGCCACGGCTGATGAGCCCGAGGACGGCCGGTGACGTCGCGAACCCTGCTGGCCCGGCTGGATCTGCGCGACCTGCTGCCGCACCGCACCGACTACGACCTGCGTCCCCGTACGGTCGTCTCCGACCTCGTCGCAGGTGTCACCGTTGGCGTGGTCGCCCTTCCGTTGGCGCTCGCGTTCGGGGTGAGTTCGGGTGTCGGACCGGCGGCTGGTCTGGTGACAGCGGTGATCGCCGGGATCGTCGCCGCCGTGTTCGGCGGTTCGCGTTTCCAGGTCTCCGGACCGACCGGTGCGATGGCGGTGGTGTTGGCTCCGATCGTCGCCCAGCACGGGGTGATGTCGATCGCCCTGGTGACGGTGCTCGGTGGGCTGCTGGTGCTGCTGCTCGGACTGGCACGCCTCGGCCGGGTGGTGACCTACCTTCCGTGGCCGGTCGTCGAAGGGTTCACCCTGGGGATCGCGGCGATCATCTTCCTTCAGCAGGTGCCCGCGGCGGTCGGTGTGAAGGGCGCCGTCGGTGGGAACACCCTGGTGGCGGCGGTGCGGTCCGTTCTCGCAGCCGTGCGAGCCGGCGAATCCCGGATGCTGTGGACGTTGCTCGTCGTCCTGGTGGTGGCGGTCCTGATGGTCGTTCTGCCACGTCTGCACGGCGCGCTGCCGGCCTCTCTGGTCGCGGTGGCCGTTGTCACCGCCGGTGCCGAGATCACGCAGTTGCCGATCGCTCGGATCGGTGCCTTGCCCGATACCCTGCCGACGCCGGTTCTCCCCGGCTTCACTGCAGCGACGATCGGCGACGTGTTCGGTGCAGCGGTCGCCGTTGCTGCATTGGCCGCGATCGAATCCTTGCTGTCGGCACGGGTCGCCGCATCGATGGCCCCCGGCGGCTCGGTCTACGCACCGGACCGGGAACTGGTGGGGCAGGGGCTGGCGTCCGTCGCATCCGGGCTCTTCGGCGGGATGCCTGCCACCGGTGCGATTGCCCGGACCGCGGTCAACGTGCGATCCGGTGCGCGGACGCGGCTCGCGGCGGTCATCCATGCGCTCGTCGTCCTCGCCGTGATCTACCTCGCCACCGGCCCGGTCGCGCGGATCCCGATGGCGGCTCTGGCCGGAGTCCTGATGGTCACCGCGTGCCGGATGGTCGTCGTGAGCACGGTGCGGGCGATCCTGCGCTCGACCCGGGCCGACGCGCTGACCTTCGCGATCACAGCCGTCATCACCGTCGCTTTCGACCTCATCGAGGCTGTGCAGATCGGGTTGGTGGTGGCCGGCTTCTTCGCGTTGCGTCGGGTCGCGCGCGGATCGTCGGTCCAGCGGGAACCCCTGCCCGGACCGGCCGAACCCGGTGACGAGCACATCGCGCTGTTCCGACTCGAGGGTGCGATGTTCTTCGGGGCGTCGGATCGGGTGCTGACGGCGGTGACCGACGCATCCACCCGTGGCGGGATCGTCGTGACCATCCTGCGTCTGTCCCAGCTGCGGATGGTCGACGCCACCGGCGCCAAGGCACTGGCCGACCTCGTCGCCGCGTTGGAACGCCGGGGCATCACCGTGCTCGTCAAGGGCGTCCAGCACCGCCATCGCCGGCTGATGCACACGGTGGGTGTGCTCGGCAGGCTCAGGCACAGCGACCATCTGTTCGACTCCTTGGCCGACGCCGTCGGCCATGCCCGGTCCCACGTGCACCGCCACGGTCGGGGCACCGACATCCCTCAGCTTGACGGCCGGCGGCCACATCCCTGATGTGATCGATCGGTGAACCTCGAGGATCGCTGCGCCCCGGGAGGGAGTCGAACCCCCAATCGGCGAGGTAGAAGCTCGCTGCCTTATCCGTTTGGCCACCGGGGCGGGCCGCGCCGACCGCGCGGGAATCGCGCAGGCAACCAGGACACTGTATCGGTTCGTCCCGCGGTCGATGACGGCTTGTCGTCGTGATCGGGCCGGCCGGCGGCGACTGTGAGACGGACCCGTCGGCTGAGTAGGCTGTCGGGGTGTCGGTAGCCCAGAACAACCAGGCGCGACGGAAGGCTGCCCGTTCGGGTCTGCCGGCGGTCGCCGACCTGTCGCAGCCGTTGCCGAAGCGGATGATCACCAGCCGGATGTTCTGGGTGACCGTGGCGTTGCTGATCCTGTACGCCGCCTGCCTGGTGCTGCTCTACCGCCAGGTGGTGCCGGACCAGAAGGTGCCGGGCGGCCGGCTGATCGGCCTGGGTCACGAGGCGGTGCCGATCTCGGCGAAGTACGCCGCCTTCACCGCGGTGCCGCTGTCGCTGCTGTTCCTGTGGCTTGACCGCTTCAAGCCGTGGCGGTTCTGGGTCTGGCTGATGGTGTTCCTCTGGGGTGCCTGCGTGGCCACCTTCTTCGCCGCCCAGATCAACAGCTGGGCGGCCTCCCATCTGTCGATCATCGGCGACGGAGACCCGGCGACCGGATCCCGCGCGGCCATCTATGTCGCACCCTGGGTCGAGGAGTTCGCCAAGGCCACCGCACTCTTCTGGGTGGCGATCCTGATGCGCTACCGCTGGGTCAGCCGGCTCAGCGGCATCGCCCTGGCCGGGCTGGCCGGCGCCGGTTTCGCCTTCGTGGAGAACATCCTCTACTACGGGCGCGTCTACCGGTACGCCGCCAATACCTTCGGCCAGGTCGAACCGGAGCAGGCGCTGCAGGGCCTGTTCCTGCAGCGCGGTGTGCTGACCTTCTTCGGTCACCCCCTCTTCACCTCGATGACCGGCATCGGGCTGGCGATCGGGCTGCGCTCCAAGAGCAAGGTCGTCCGGGTCATCGCGCCGCTGGCCGGCTTCTGCGCCGCGGCGTTCCTGCACATGAGCTTCAACACCGCTGCCACCCTGGTGCAGGGCAATCAACTGCTGTTGACCTACCTCTTCGTGGCGCTGCCCGCGCTGCTGGCGATGATCATCTTCATCGTCCGGCAGGAATTCCGAGAAGGCCGACTGATCCGGGAGCGGCTCACCGACTACGCACGGGTCGGCTGGGTGCCGACCGGCGACGTGCTGCCGATGTCGCGGCTGCGGACCCGGCTGCGGGCGCTGTGGCAGTCGTTGTTCCGTGGTGGGCATGCGCCGTTGGCGACCTTGCGGGTCCAACGAGCCGAGACCGAGTTGGCCTACCTGCGGGACTCGATGACCCGCGGTCTGATCGACGACGCGGGCCTGGAGCGGGAGAAGTTCCTGCTCTCCCGGATCCGTGCCGCACGCGGCGCAGCCGTCATCCAGCCCGAGGCTCGCGCCGACTACGGCCGGATCCGGGAGCTGTTCGGCCGGCGGCGTGCGATCCCGTCCTACGCACCGCCGAGCTACCCCGGCCCGGCCGGCATCGGCGGCTCGATGCCCGCACCGGGAACGGCCCCGATCGGGCCCGCCGCCACCCAGTACTCCAAGGTCGACCCGAACTGGAAACCGCCGGGGGAGTAGCCCGCCGGCTCGGCGTCGCCTGCTCAGACGGCGGCCAGCGCGTCCGGCTCCCCGGCCAACTCCTGCGGATCCTGCTCGGCACTGTCGGCGTCCTCGGGGTCGTCGGTGCGGGCCACCCGGCGGAACACCGCCACCCCGCGTTTCAGGTCATGCCCGACGATGTCGGCGTCGATCTCCAGCCGCTGGTGATGGCCGTCATCGTCATCCCAGACCGCGCTGCGTAGCTTGCCGGTCACGATCAGCGGGTCGCCCTTGTTGACGCTCTCGGCGACGTTGTCGGCGAGGTTGCGCCAACAGGTGATGCGCATCCAGATCGTCTGGTCGTCGGTCCAGCTGCCCTGTCGCTGGAACCGCGGCGTACACGCCAGTCGGAAGACCGCTCGTGACTTGCCGGTCGGGGTGGTGAACAACTCCACCGGTCCGCCGACGTTTCCGCTGATGGTGACCCGTGCGTCCATGGTCCGCTGCTCCTCGGTGTGGCGGGCCGCTGCTGCGCGACCCTGGTACCGACACTCTCCTCGCCGAGGCCGTCGGCTGTTCGAGCTGTGGACAGCGCTTCGAAGTGCTTCCCCGGCTGTGGATAACCCGGTTTAGGAGACTGCTGAACAATCTGCCCTACTGCGCGGCGCGCTGCACGCACACCGGCGGCGTTGCACTCCTTCAACGTGCTGGCGCACGCCCTCAGTCGTGCGCCTTGCCGTTGCACGCACATCGCACCGCTCGCGACGGGCACATTGTTCAGCACCCTCCTATCTCGAGGGTGCGGCAGCGGTTGTCTCGCCCGCCACCAGTTCGCACGGGATCAGCTGCGGTGCGGCGGGCTCCGTCGGTCGGGGCTTGGCCTCGACCAGATCGATCAGCCGCCGGACGCCGAGATCGCCGAGCGCCGTCCCCGGGGCCCGCAGCATCGTCAGCTCCGGATCCGACATCATCGCCATGTCCGGTGAGGTCAGGAACGAGAGCACCGACATGTCCCGTGGCACGGCGACTCCGACCGACTGCAGACCGGACACCACGCCCGCAGCGGCGTGTTCGTTCTGCACCATGATCGCGGTCAGGTCGGGGTGTTCGGCGACCAGCCGGGTCACTGCCTGACGACCGCCGCCGACCGTCGGCGGGCAGTCCAGGACGACGACGTCGAGCCCGCGGTGCCGGGTCATCCGCCGGAACGCCTGCCGGGTCCGCCGCTTCGGCCCGTAGCTCTGCAGCAGACGCTGCAACGGGCCCTCCTGTAGTAGCGCGATCCGCTGATGCCCGAGCTCCTGCAGGTGATCCAGGGCGATCGTCATGGTCTGGTCGAAGTCGATGTCGACGTAGTCCAGTGCGTCCGGGTCGGCGGTCCTGCCGATCAGCGAGAACGGCAGCCCGGCGCGCTGCAGCACCTCGATCCGCGGGTCGTCCAACAGCACCTCCATCAGCAACACACCGTCGGCCAGTCCGTCGGCGACCAGCTCACCGAGCTCGGTGGCGTCGTTGCTCACCGGCCACAGCACCAGGTGATACTCCATCTCCCGGGCCGCCGCGGCGGCTCCGGTGACGAACTCCATCCCGGTGCTGCCCAGCTTGTGCTCCAGGGCGGGGTAGGCCAACGCCAGCAGATGGCTGCGCCGACTGGCCAGTGCCCGCGCCATCGCGTTGCGCCGGAACCCGAGCTCGGCCATCGCCGTCTCGATCCGTTCCCGGGTCGCCGGCGTGACCGGCTTGGTGTCGTTCAGCACGAAGGAAACCGTCGCGATCGACACGCCCGCCCGGTCGGCCACCTCGCGCATCGTCGTCATCAGGCTGTCTCCGTTCCGATCTGTGGACGCCCACGGTAGCGGTGTCGACGCTGCGTCCGCGGCCACGGCGAGAGAATCGGCTGTCAGGGTTGACAAGGTGCGCGACGACGGGCCATGCTCGGACGAGGTTAAGCGCTTTACCGTCGATTGACAACGACCGATCGGGGATCACGGGCGCTGCATGAGGTTTCCCTGCGACGCAAAGGAGCGCCCCTGATGATCGGGCACCACACGATCAGGCGCGGGATCGGGCGCGACCCGATCCACGCCGGCCGACGACGCCGGATCGGCGGACTGATCGTCCTGCTGCTGGCGCTGCCGTTCCTGATCGGCGGCTGCGCCAAGATCGATCCGGGCCCGAACACGTTGAGCATCCTGGACTACTACAACGACGAGCCCGATCACTCGCTGACCCAGAAGGGCCTCGACCGCTGCGCTCGTCAGGTCGGCGTCGGTCTGCAGCGCGAGTCGGTGCCGGGGGAGAGCCTGATCCAGAAAACCCTGCAGCGGGCAGCATCCAAGACGCTCCCGGACGTCTTGATGTTGGACAATCCCGACGTCCAGCAGATCGCCGAGACCGGAGCCCTGCGGCCGCTGAACGACTACGGCATCACCGGCAACGGCTTCGCCCCGGGGATCATGTCGGCGACGTCGTACCAGGGCAAGATCTACGGCCTGGCGCCGGTGGTCAACACGCTCGGCATCTTCTACAACAAGGAGATGCTGGCCAAGGCCGGCGTCGAGCCACCGCAGACCTGGGCCGAGCTCCGCGCGGCGTCGAAGAAGCTCACCGGCAAGGGACACTACGGCCTCGCGTTCAGCGCCGACGCCTCGTACGAGGGAGCCTGGCAGTTCCTGCCGCCGATGTGGACCAACGGCGGCGACGAGACCGATCTGCGGACCCCACAGGTCACCCAGGCGCTGCAACTGTGGACCGATCTGGTCGACGACGGCTCCGCATCGAAGTCAGTGGTCAACTGGGGCCAGGGTGACGTCAATGATCAGTTCATGGCGGGCAAGGCGGCGATGATGGTCAACGGCCCGTGGAACATCCCCACCCTGAACGAGGAGCAGAAGCTGAAGTGGGGCGTGGTGCAGTTCCCGGTCAACAAGGCGGGCCAGCAGCCGGTCGCACCACTGGGCGGCGAGGCCTGGTCGGTGCCGGTCACCGGGAACGAGGAGAAGCAGGCCAAGGCGGCGAAGTTCGTCGCCTGCCTGAACGATGATCAATCCCAACTGGCGTGGGCCAAGTCCCGCTACACGGTGCCGACCAGGACGGCGCTGCTACCCCGCTACGAGAAGGCGATGCCGGAGATGACGCCGTTCGCCCGGCAGGTGCAGAACGCCCGCAGCCGGACCGGCAAGTTGGGCACCCGATGGCCGGAGGTGGCGACCACGATCTACACCGGCATCCAGCTCGCGCTGACCGGGCAGGCGTCGCCGCGCGATGCCTTCGCCAAGGCAGGGAAGTGATCGGATGACCGAGACGATGACGATGCGGGCCGAGGTGGCGGAGACCGCCGAGCGGCGAGCACAACGCCGCAGCTCGCGCCGGCGTGAGGAACTCACCAAGATCATGTTCGTGGTGCCGGCGGCCCTGGTGCTGATCCTGCTGTTCGGCTATCCACTGATCAAGAACATCGTGATGGGCTTCCAGGACTACGGCCTGAAGACCTTCTTCACCGGCCAAGCACCCTGGGTCGGGCTGGCCAACTACGTCACCGTGGTAACCGATTCACTGTTCTCCAAGGCCATGATCAACACCGCCCTTTTCACGGTCGGTTCGATCGTCGGCCAGTTCGTGATCGGCATGGTGCTGGCGATCTTCTTCCGCCGCCGGTTCCCGCTGTCCGGTGTGCTGCGCGCCCTGCTGCTGTTGCCGTGGTTGCTGCCGTTGATCGTCTCCAGCGCCACCTGGCGGTCGATTCTGGAACAGGACAGCGGACCGCTGAACCGGGTGCTGCAGGGGGTCGGTATCACCTCTGATCCGATCGGCTGGCTGAGTTCCCCGTCGGTCGCGCTGTTCTCCGTGATCATGGTGAACATCTGGATCGGCATCCCGTTCAACACCACGCTGCTGTACAGCGGTCTGATGGACATACCCGAGGAGCTGTACGAGGCCGGGTCGCTGGACGGCGCCGGGGCCTGGAAGTCATTCTGGTACATCACCTGGCCCAACCTGCGGGCGGTGGTCAGCGTGGTGCTGGTGCTCGGGGTGGTCTACACGATCAAGGTGCTGGACATCATCCTCGGTCTCACCGGCGGTGGCCCGGCGAACGCGACCCAGACGCTGTCCACCCAGTCCTACCAGCGGTCGTTCGTCGACTTCACCTTCGGCCAGGGGGCGGCGTTGAGCAACATCCTGATCATCATCTCGTTGCTGTTCGCGCTGTTCTACCTGCGATCGACCCGGCGAGCGGTGGATGAGTGAGATGACCGGAGTTGACATGAGAAGGGCTGACCGATGAGAGCCACCTCCGCCACCCGACGTGGCGTCGACACCGTGATCGGAATCGTGATCCTGGCACTGATGCTGTTCCCGGTCTACTGGATGATCAACGCATCCCTGCAGCGGTCCGGCAACACCCTGACCGCCGGCTTCCTGCCACTCGACCCGACCTTCGCCAACTACGCCAAGGCGATCGTCGAACAGGGGCGCAATCTGGTCGTCAGTCTGATCATCGCGCTCGGCACGGTGATCTTCAGTCTCGCGGTGGCGACACCGTGCGCGTACGCGCTGGCCAAGTTCCGCTTCCGCTGGATCAACGTCGCGCTGCTGGCGATTCTGATCTCCCAGATGATCCCGGGCATCGTGATCACCAATGCGCTGTACACCGCCTACGTCCAGATCGGACTGCTGAACTCGATCCCCGGTCTGGTGCTGGCCAACTCGACCGCATCGATCCCGTTCGCGATCCTGATCATGCGTTCCTTCATGCTCGGGATCCCGTCGGCGGTGGTCGAGGCGGCCCGGGTCGACGGCGCCGGCTATCTGCGGTCGTTCCTGTCGATCGTGGTGCCGATCAGCCGCAACTCGCTGATCACCGCGGCGTTGTTCAGTTTCCTCTTCTCCTGGAGTGACTTCCTGTTCGCCCTGACCCTGACCACCACCTCCCAGATCCGTCCCGTGACGCTGGGAATCTATGAATATCTCGGCACCCAGGTGCAGAACTGGGGCACCGTGATGGCCACCGCCGTACTGTCGGCGATCCCGGCCATCGTGCTGCTGATCGCAGCGCAGAAGTACATCGCCGCCGGCGCCGCCGGCGGTGCCGTCAAATGATCAAGGGTCCGCAAGGCCCCGACGACAAGGACAGAGATGACCGTCAGCAGCACCGACCTCAGCTACGCTCCGACCGATCGACCGATCCGCGCCGTGGTCTGGGGTGAGAATCGACACGA
Protein-coding sequences here:
- a CDS encoding ArsR/SmtB family transcription factor, with amino-acid sequence MDTQPLYGIKAELFKALAHPARIQILEVLAADPESTAPVAQLLGATGAEPSALSQHLAVLKKAGVVESRRAANAVFYRLTEPLVAELLGVARAFLLRRLAGGDTSPDLLAAARELPALPGASARSVLDAIRSGAATADEPEDGR
- a CDS encoding SulP family inorganic anion transporter — its product is MTSRTLLARLDLRDLLPHRTDYDLRPRTVVSDLVAGVTVGVVALPLALAFGVSSGVGPAAGLVTAVIAGIVAAVFGGSRFQVSGPTGAMAVVLAPIVAQHGVMSIALVTVLGGLLVLLLGLARLGRVVTYLPWPVVEGFTLGIAAIIFLQQVPAAVGVKGAVGGNTLVAAVRSVLAAVRAGESRMLWTLLVVLVVAVLMVVLPRLHGALPASLVAVAVVTAGAEITQLPIARIGALPDTLPTPVLPGFTAATIGDVFGAAVAVAALAAIESLLSARVAASMAPGGSVYAPDRELVGQGLASVASGLFGGMPATGAIARTAVNVRSGARTRLAAVIHALVVLAVIYLATGPVARIPMAALAGVLMVTACRMVVVSTVRAILRSTRADALTFAITAVITVAFDLIEAVQIGLVVAGFFALRRVARGSSVQREPLPGPAEPGDEHIALFRLEGAMFFGASDRVLTAVTDASTRGGIVVTILRLSQLRMVDATGAKALADLVAALERRGITVLVKGVQHRHRRLMHTVGVLGRLRHSDHLFDSLADAVGHARSHVHRHGRGTDIPQLDGRRPHP
- a CDS encoding PrsW family intramembrane metalloprotease gives rise to the protein MSVAQNNQARRKAARSGLPAVADLSQPLPKRMITSRMFWVTVALLILYAACLVLLYRQVVPDQKVPGGRLIGLGHEAVPISAKYAAFTAVPLSLLFLWLDRFKPWRFWVWLMVFLWGACVATFFAAQINSWAASHLSIIGDGDPATGSRAAIYVAPWVEEFAKATALFWVAILMRYRWVSRLSGIALAGLAGAGFAFVENILYYGRVYRYAANTFGQVEPEQALQGLFLQRGVLTFFGHPLFTSMTGIGLAIGLRSKSKVVRVIAPLAGFCAAAFLHMSFNTAATLVQGNQLLLTYLFVALPALLAMIIFIVRQEFREGRLIRERLTDYARVGWVPTGDVLPMSRLRTRLRALWQSLFRGGHAPLATLRVQRAETELAYLRDSMTRGLIDDAGLEREKFLLSRIRAARGAAVIQPEARADYGRIRELFGRRRAIPSYAPPSYPGPAGIGGSMPAPGTAPIGPAATQYSKVDPNWKPPGE
- a CDS encoding single-stranded DNA-binding protein, translated to MDARVTISGNVGGPVELFTTPTGKSRAVFRLACTPRFQRQGSWTDDQTIWMRITCWRNLADNVAESVNKGDPLIVTGKLRSAVWDDDDGHHQRLEIDADIVGHDLKRGVAVFRRVARTDDPEDADSAEQDPQELAGEPDALAAV
- a CDS encoding LacI family DNA-binding transcriptional regulator, with the translated sequence MTTMREVADRAGVSIATVSFVLNDTKPVTPATRERIETAMAELGFRRNAMARALASRRSHLLALAYPALEHKLGSTGMEFVTGAAAAAREMEYHLVLWPVSNDATELGELVADGLADGVLLMEVLLDDPRIEVLQRAGLPFSLIGRTADPDALDYVDIDFDQTMTIALDHLQELGHQRIALLQEGPLQRLLQSYGPKRRTRQAFRRMTRHRGLDVVVLDCPPTVGGGRQAVTRLVAEHPDLTAIMVQNEHAAAGVVSGLQSVGVAVPRDMSVLSFLTSPDMAMMSDPELTMLRAPGTALGDLGVRRLIDLVEAKPRPTEPAAPQLIPCELVAGETTAAAPSR
- a CDS encoding sugar ABC transporter substrate-binding protein is translated as MIGHHTIRRGIGRDPIHAGRRRRIGGLIVLLLALPFLIGGCAKIDPGPNTLSILDYYNDEPDHSLTQKGLDRCARQVGVGLQRESVPGESLIQKTLQRAASKTLPDVLMLDNPDVQQIAETGALRPLNDYGITGNGFAPGIMSATSYQGKIYGLAPVVNTLGIFYNKEMLAKAGVEPPQTWAELRAASKKLTGKGHYGLAFSADASYEGAWQFLPPMWTNGGDETDLRTPQVTQALQLWTDLVDDGSASKSVVNWGQGDVNDQFMAGKAAMMVNGPWNIPTLNEEQKLKWGVVQFPVNKAGQQPVAPLGGEAWSVPVTGNEEKQAKAAKFVACLNDDQSQLAWAKSRYTVPTRTALLPRYEKAMPEMTPFARQVQNARSRTGKLGTRWPEVATTIYTGIQLALTGQASPRDAFAKAGK
- a CDS encoding carbohydrate ABC transporter permease, producing the protein MTETMTMRAEVAETAERRAQRRSSRRREELTKIMFVVPAALVLILLFGYPLIKNIVMGFQDYGLKTFFTGQAPWVGLANYVTVVTDSLFSKAMINTALFTVGSIVGQFVIGMVLAIFFRRRFPLSGVLRALLLLPWLLPLIVSSATWRSILEQDSGPLNRVLQGVGITSDPIGWLSSPSVALFSVIMVNIWIGIPFNTTLLYSGLMDIPEELYEAGSLDGAGAWKSFWYITWPNLRAVVSVVLVLGVVYTIKVLDIILGLTGGGPANATQTLSTQSYQRSFVDFTFGQGAALSNILIIISLLFALFYLRSTRRAVDE
- a CDS encoding carbohydrate ABC transporter permease gives rise to the protein MRATSATRRGVDTVIGIVILALMLFPVYWMINASLQRSGNTLTAGFLPLDPTFANYAKAIVEQGRNLVVSLIIALGTVIFSLAVATPCAYALAKFRFRWINVALLAILISQMIPGIVITNALYTAYVQIGLLNSIPGLVLANSTASIPFAILIMRSFMLGIPSAVVEAARVDGAGYLRSFLSIVVPISRNSLITAALFSFLFSWSDFLFALTLTTTSQIRPVTLGIYEYLGTQVQNWGTVMATAVLSAIPAIVLLIAAQKYIAAGAAGGAVK